In Candidatus Hamiltonella defensa 5AT (Acyrthosiphon pisum), one genomic interval encodes:
- the nuoJ gene encoding NADH-quinone oxidoreductase subunit J — MEFSFYTAALVSVLATVRVIFHTNAIHSLLYLIISLLAISVVFFSLGAYLAGALEIIVYAGAIMVLFVFVVMMLNLGQSEEKQERVGLKPVFWVGPSLLCSLLLLALLKGFHGLSGESMIGTWVSAKSIGVHLFSAYILAVELASMLLLAGLVVAFHLGKENKKRLEEKKRPTSFGEKISKNDLSKTI; from the coding sequence TTGGAATTTTCTTTTTATACCGCTGCGTTGGTGTCTGTCTTAGCTACTGTTCGGGTTATTTTTCATACCAATGCCATCCACTCGCTTTTGTACCTCATCATTTCATTATTAGCGATTTCTGTTGTGTTTTTCTCTCTAGGGGCTTACTTGGCAGGGGCGTTAGAAATTATCGTGTATGCCGGAGCCATTATGGTGCTTTTTGTCTTTGTGGTCATGATGCTCAATTTAGGACAATCCGAAGAAAAACAAGAACGCGTAGGGTTAAAACCGGTTTTTTGGGTGGGGCCCAGCTTGCTCTGTTCCCTATTGCTCTTAGCGTTGCTTAAAGGATTTCATGGGCTTTCAGGAGAAAGCATGATAGGAACATGGGTGAGCGCAAAATCCATCGGAGTGCACCTATTCAGCGCTTATATTCTTGCTGTAGAACTGGCCTCCATGCTGCTATTGGCTGGTTTGGTAGTGGCTTTTCATTTAGGAAAAGAAAATAAAAAAAGACTCGAAGAAAAAAAGAGGCCCACGTCTTTTGGGGAAAAAATATCAAAAAATGATCTGTCAAAAACCATTTAA
- the nuoH gene encoding NADH-quinone oxidoreductase subunit NuoH yields MPILIEVLKAVLILVVVVFCGAFMSFAERRLLGLFQNRYGPNRVGWGGSLQLVADMLKMFFKEDWTPPFSDKVIFTLAPMIAFTSLLLAFAIVPVSPTWGVADLNIGILFFLMMAGLAVYAVLFAGWSSNNKYALLGAMRASAQTLSYEVFIGLALMGVVAQAGSFNLRDIVHSQAHLWNVIPQFFGFITFLIAAVAVCHRHPFDQPEAEQELADGYHIEYSGMKFGLFFVGEYIGIVTVSALIVTLFFGGWYGSWLPPVIWFALKTGFFMMMFILIRASLPRPRYDQVMSFGWTICLPLTLLNLLVTAAVILSKGS; encoded by the coding sequence ATGCCTATTTTGATCGAAGTCTTAAAAGCGGTCTTGATTTTGGTTGTCGTGGTTTTTTGCGGGGCCTTTATGAGTTTTGCTGAACGCCGACTGCTGGGTTTATTTCAAAATCGCTACGGGCCAAACAGAGTGGGTTGGGGCGGATCACTTCAACTCGTCGCAGACATGCTGAAAATGTTCTTTAAAGAAGACTGGACCCCCCCCTTCTCTGACAAAGTCATTTTTACTCTGGCGCCTATGATTGCTTTCACTTCCTTGCTGTTGGCCTTTGCTATTGTGCCTGTTAGCCCGACCTGGGGGGTCGCTGATCTCAATATCGGTATACTCTTCTTTTTAATGATGGCCGGTTTAGCGGTGTATGCCGTTTTATTTGCCGGCTGGTCCAGCAACAATAAATATGCTCTATTGGGCGCGATGCGCGCTTCTGCACAAACCTTAAGCTACGAAGTTTTTATTGGATTAGCGCTGATGGGGGTTGTGGCTCAAGCCGGTTCTTTCAACCTACGTGATATCGTTCATTCACAAGCCCACCTTTGGAACGTCATCCCTCAATTTTTTGGTTTTATCACCTTTTTGATCGCGGCGGTGGCGGTTTGCCATCGACATCCCTTCGATCAACCAGAAGCAGAGCAAGAGCTGGCCGATGGTTATCATATTGAATATTCTGGCATGAAATTTGGATTGTTTTTTGTCGGTGAATACATCGGCATTGTGACTGTCTCAGCACTCATAGTGACATTATTTTTTGGAGGATGGTACGGCTCCTGGTTACCGCCCGTCATTTGGTTTGCTCTGAAAACCGGTTTTTTTATGATGATGTTTATTTTAATTCGAGCGTCTTTACCTCGTCCTCGTTATGATCAAGTGATGTCTTTTGGCTGGACAATATGTCTGCCATTAACACTATTGAACTTGCTGGTCACTGCGGCGGTCATTTTATCAAAAGGCTCTTAA
- the nuoI gene encoding NADH-quinone oxidoreductase subunit NuoI has translation MTFKKLLLGLATQLRSLWMIGLHAFHKRETQMYPEKPVYLPPRYRGRIVLTRDPDGEERCVACNLCAVACPVGCISLQKAEKKDGRWYPEFFRINFSRCIFCGLCEEACPTTAIQLTPDFEMGEFKRQDLVYEKEDLLISGPGKYPQYNFYRVSGMEIEGKQKGDAENEDKPIDVKSLMP, from the coding sequence ATGACTTTTAAAAAACTTTTATTAGGCCTTGCCACTCAGTTGCGAAGCTTGTGGATGATAGGCTTGCATGCGTTTCATAAAAGAGAAACGCAGATGTATCCTGAAAAACCAGTTTATTTACCCCCCCGTTATCGAGGGCGCATCGTGCTCACGCGTGATCCTGATGGCGAAGAACGTTGTGTCGCCTGCAATCTCTGTGCCGTGGCCTGTCCCGTAGGGTGTATTTCATTACAAAAAGCGGAAAAAAAAGATGGGCGATGGTATCCCGAATTTTTTCGAATTAACTTTTCTCGTTGTATTTTTTGCGGTTTATGTGAAGAAGCTTGCCCTACTACAGCCATTCAATTAACGCCTGATTTTGAAATGGGAGAATTTAAACGCCAAGACCTTGTTTATGAAAAAGAAGACCTATTGATCAGCGGCCCTGGAAAATACCCTCAATACAATTTTTATCGTGTCTCGGGTATGGAAATAGAAGGCAAACAAAAAGGCGATGCTGAGAATGAAGACAAGCCAATTGATGTGAAAAGCTTAATGCCATAA